One window of Acidicapsa acidisoli genomic DNA carries:
- a CDS encoding acyl carrier protein yields the protein MADLTADTILAGLRPIFEDVLNEPDIELTRDSNALNTPNWDSLAHIEVIELVQRRFKVKFNLADLQKLKTVGDLVDLVLEKSLAR from the coding sequence ATGGCTGATTTGACCGCAGATACTATCCTCGCCGGCCTCCGACCGATTTTCGAAGACGTGCTCAATGAACCTGACATTGAACTTACCCGCGACTCGAACGCGCTCAACACTCCAAACTGGGACTCTCTTGCTCACATCGAAGTCATCGAGTTAGTACAACGCCGTTTCAAGGTAAAGTTCAACCTCGCCGATCTGCAGAAGCTCAAAACCGTAGGTGACCTCGTCGACCTGGTATTGGAAAAGTCGCTGGCTCGTTGA